The Lysobacter enzymogenes DNA segment TGGTCGCCTGGGAGCCGGTGCGCTCGCTGTGGTTCGCCGCCATGGCCGCCGGCGCCATCGTCGGCGGCGCGCTGACCTTCAGTTGGGGCGCGTTCGCGCTGTTCCTCGTCTCCACCGCCGCGGTGCTGCTGCTCGGCCATTCGCTGGGCATGCACCGCAAGCTGATCCACGACAGCTTCGCCTGCCCCAAGTGGCTGGAATACCTGCTGGTCTATTGCGGCGTGCAGGTCGGCCTGGCCGGGCCGCTCGCGCTGGTGCGCACCCACGACCTGCGCGATTACGCCCAGCGCCTGCCGCACTGCCACGATTATCTCGCCCACCGCCGCGGCCTCCTGCAAGACGCGTGGTGGCAACTGCATTGCGAACTGCGCCTGCGCGCGCCGCCGAAGATCGAGATCGAGGCGCGCATCGCCGACGACCGTTTCTATCGCTTCCTGCAGCGCACCTGGATGTGGCAGCACCTGCCGTGGGCGCTGGGCTTCTACGCCCTCGGCGGCTGGGGCTGGGTATTCTGGGGCGTGTGCGCGCGGGTGAGCGCGGGCGTGTTCGGCCACTGGCTGGTCGGCTACTTCGCCCACAACCACGGCGGCATGCGCCACGAAGTGCGCGGCGCCGCGGTGCAGGGCCGCAACGTGCGCTTCGCCTCGCTGCTGACCATGGGCGAGTGCTGGCACAACAACCACCATGCGTTTCCGGGTTCGGCGCGGCTGGGGCTGTATCCGGGCGAGTGGGACCCGGGCTGGTGGCTGCTGCGCGCGCTGGAACGCGTCGGGCTGGTGCGCGATCTGCGCCTGCCCGAGGACCTGCCGCCGCGCGAAGAACTGCACTGCCTCGATGCCGCGCCGCCGCGCGCGAGCGCCCCCGTTTCCCTGCAATCGATCCCGAGCCGATGAACGACCCGAATCCCGACCGCGACGCGCCCGCCCCCTCGCCCGCCGACCCGCCGCCGCTGCCCCCCGAGGCGCACGCCGCCTACGCGGCGCGGGTGGCGAAAATACGGCGCTTCGACCGGCCCTTGCTCGCGCTCCTGCCCGTGCTCGGCGGCGCCCTGATCGGCCTGGCCTTGCGCCTGGTCTTCAACGGCGAAGCCGGCAGCGCCTGGGCGCCGATGCTGACCGTCTTCATCCTGCTCGCGCCGGTCGCGATCGGCGCGGTCACGGTCTATCTGGCCGAACGCCAGCAAGCGCGCGGGCTGCGTTATCACTTCTTCGCGCCCTGGCTCAGCGTCACCCTGTGCATGGCCGGGACGATGCTGTTCATGCTCGAAGGCGCGATCTGCATCGTGCTCATCTGGCCGCTGTTCGCCGTGCTCGCCTCGATCGGCGGCATGCTGATGGGCGCGCTGTGCCGCTGGGCCGGCTGGTCGAAGACGCCGACGGTCTACAGCCTGGCGTTCCTGCCGGTGCTGCTGACCCTGTTCGGCGTCGGCCACGACGAGCCGTGGCGGATCGAGCGGGTCGAACGCAGCGTGCTGGTCCAGGCCGCTCCCGCGGCGGTGTGGCGGCAATTGCTCGACGCCGATCATATCCGCGCCGCCGAGGTCGACCGCGCCTGGATGTACCGCATCGGCGTGCCCACGCCGCTGGCCGGGCTGACCCACGAGGA contains these protein-coding regions:
- a CDS encoding acyl-CoA desaturase, which gives rise to MNPLPVNPWPAAKALPATAASAKATPSAPAPQDAIPASLSAHRVRSRNRLADSVRSVSDGLVAWEPVRSLWFAAMAAGAIVGGALTFSWGAFALFLVSTAAVLLLGHSLGMHRKLIHDSFACPKWLEYLLVYCGVQVGLAGPLALVRTHDLRDYAQRLPHCHDYLAHRRGLLQDAWWQLHCELRLRAPPKIEIEARIADDRFYRFLQRTWMWQHLPWALGFYALGGWGWVFWGVCARVSAGVFGHWLVGYFAHNHGGMRHEVRGAAVQGRNVRFASLLTMGECWHNNHHAFPGSARLGLYPGEWDPGWWLLRALERVGLVRDLRLPEDLPPREELHCLDAAPPRASAPVSLQSIPSR
- a CDS encoding SRPBCC family protein; the encoded protein is MNDPNPDRDAPAPSPADPPPLPPEAHAAYAARVAKIRRFDRPLLALLPVLGGALIGLALRLVFNGEAGSAWAPMLTVFILLAPVAIGAVTVYLAERQQARGLRYHFFAPWLSVTLCMAGTMLFMLEGAICIVLIWPLFAVLASIGGMLMGALCRWAGWSKTPTVYSLAFLPVLLTLFGVGHDEPWRIERVERSVLVQAAPAAVWRQLLDADHIRAAEVDRAWMYRIGVPTPLAGLTHEDAAGLTREVRMGKGIHFRQRSADWQPGRYVQWQYQFAPDSIPPGALDDHVEIGGHYFDLIGTRYTLVARGAATELRIRMDYRVSTGFNWYAAPLARWLIGDFSDTILQFYRHRAEAAAAA